From the genome of Solanum stenotomum isolate F172 chromosome 5, ASM1918654v1, whole genome shotgun sequence:
ACCACCtgcaaaaaaaaaggataaagtGATTACCATAAAGTAGTCAACTCACAGACAAGTCCACGATTTAATTTAGTAGTCAGCACAAAAATGAAATGATGTGAATGCTTGATATTTGACTTCCGGAAAAGTGTGTTAGATGCAGAAATTGTATGAAAATACTTACACTGAATTCAATGTTTGACTTCCGGAAAAGTGTCTCGACATAACTCCCCAATCCAGATGCTGTAAGAATTGGATTAAAAGAACTTCtcattttttgtaattaatataaatacaaaagaCAAACCAGGAAAAATGCTATGACAGCTACATTTAGATGTGAACATTAAGAAGGAAactcataaattgaaataaatgtgATCCAGGACCAACCTGGATCGATAGGAGCAGTAGTTGTCAGTGAAACTTTTTGGCCATTTGAGACTATATCTGCTTCTAGAAGTCTCCCAACGTCAATAGGCTCCGGAGCATAAACAAATTTGTCTGCGCCTGATACAGTGAACCAGTAATCAGTTAATGACAATAATTGTGGTGAGACAAAAAAGACGGATGTTAAGCTCTCACCAGTTAGTTAGATTTCAAAATTGGTGAAACCAAAGCAATAgctaaaattaaatatatatatatatatatatatgttatatctGGTACAATTATCAGATTCCTCATACAACTCCATCACAGTTTATTCAAACTTTAGAAGGTTCTTACGCCATTTTAGAGGTATTGTTCACTAGACATAATTTAGAGTCCTTGTAATATAGACTAACATTGTATTTGCTGAGATGTGAATAAAATTCCACATATTGATGAATGTATTTGCTTTCatttaaagatataaaattcTCAAGAGTTAATGATCAAAAGCACACCTAAACCATCACTTTTTTGCAAGTTTCACACACCCAACTATAAGTTGTTCCTTTTCCTACCTGCACTATCACCATTATGTATTATGACACACCTCGAAGCTGACTAGGACAACTATCTGTTGTTCCTTTTTCCTACATAAACACTCAACTAGGTGTGTTTTAATGTGGTGAAGTTCAAGTAGGAAAAGGGAACAACTAATAGTTGGGATGAGAAACACGCAAAAAAATGATAGTTCAGGCGTGTTTTTGACCATTATCATATCGTGACACAAGAACATGGAATCTTTAgccatttcaaattaaagacTTGAGAAGATATATGCAGAATGGAAAGCAGAGTTAATACCAACAATAGGTTCCCTTCTACTGCATTCAGAGGATAAACGATACCACTGAATCGAACATTTTGAAACATCAATGGCTTCATCTGAACAAGACTGGATTCTTATTATAGAGCCTAACATTTCAGAACCAGTCAACTCATAAAATTCGGACTTATTTTGACCGGCCCTTCTGCTCATTGTTAGCTGCAAACAATGAGGAATCATCAATATTCCAAACAGAAAAGGAGCAGAATTACTACAGGCTTAATAAATTCTAAAGATTCCACATTTGCATCCTCTAGTGGTAGTCAAAAAAACATTAGAATTTAAAAGCCTTAAGTCTAATTCTGAGAAAATGAACATATTCGCTTAATATCTAAGAATAATCTTATATTCTAAAGGTCAAACAGAGTGAAACAATAATATTGTGTATAgtataatactccctccgtttaaatttgtttgtcttactttcctttttagtttgtttcaaaaagaatgtctttcttttttggaaactctttaatttcaactttccacatgacatgttttAAGACTACATGATTAAAGGACAATTTGGTactacatatctttagtttaagaccacaagattcaagtCTTCTTTcgtttcttaaactccgtgtcagacaaacaaattgaaacgtgGGGAGTAGTTCatttacaacaacatacccaatgtggTCCCAaaagtggggtttggggagggtggggtggggtgacCCTACCCCACCTTTGTGTGGTAGAGAGGCTATAATAGTTCATTTATGTGAATTTAGTAATGAGCCGCAACATGTAGTTGATTGAATATGCTGTTTAATATAGGAAGGACCCCCTGGACTCATGAGAGCTTCAATCATTATGGATGGCATGTTCTAGTAAGTGGGACTTTCGACACTTATCTTTCGTTAATAACAGTAGGAACTGCTATAATTGGTTAGACAGAGAAGGGTAGTTAAATTGCATACAGTTGTTTGCATCTGTAATTGAACCTGTCCCTTTTTTGAGAAGCATCAAATAGCCAATGATAGATCAATCATAAGTAGTTAGCTTCAGTTTGTGGACAAGTACAGCAAACTCCAATTAGCCAATGATAGATTTTGACGAAAAGGAAATTTCCAAGGTTAGAAGTTTGTTACTCTCTCAATAACCCCGAAACATGTACCACGATTGGAAATATTACCGGTTCCATCTAGTTAGAATTGAGGTGTAGTTGATTGATACTATAATATAGCTGAAAGTGTCAGGACTGAACATAACAAAGGAAACATACAGCAGTTAGTTTACGAGTGTCCTTTCTGGCTTATAGCTTGGTTTAGTGGGGAAAAAGAACATTGAGAAGTACTAGTTGTCGGTTATTCTGGAAGTGGCAAGATAGAAACACATGAGGCTTTGTAAGACAAGAAAATCACAACTGATCTAGCCAGTGCTGTGCCAAAGAGAGGACCACTATAGATaggtttttataattttaaattttgaacattCACGAAAAGATATACCATACTCTTCCAGGTTCACTGGATCATTAGATCCTAAACAAAAAGGATACCTCTTTCTGAAGCTTAAATGAAACAGTAGACTTCTCCCTGATCTGGATTCTTAAAGCCCTCAGTTCATGTTCCATGTCCATCacctaaaaagaaaagatatatTGAAAGTTTAAGTGGTGTCACGGATTGGCTATGAAAGTAAAGTGAAGCATATTTATAGCATACCTTACTAGGCTGATGCAAGAGTTTTATTCTTCTAGCTTCTTGAACCTCTTCCAGCAGTCCCTCCACTTCCTGGCAAAGGTAAGTGTTAGTTCCATTTGggaaataaaacatttatccTTTCATGAAAATCAAATTGTTTTTGTATGTAATTACCATAATCAACTATTGTCAAGAAAAAGGAAACCATAATTTGAAAATCTAAAGTAGAAAAATAACTTCAGATGCTTTTGTAGTTTACACATTGAAATTTGTGCAAGGCAATTTTGGACCATCAACAAGATTGAGAATAGTTAAGACCTTCAACTCACATGGTAGTCAAAAAGGGCATCTATGATTGAGAATTTGGTATGCTTTCTTCAATTGGTTAAAACTAGTTCTCTCTATATTTATTGAAGAAAGAAAGATCCTATATTTAACACATCATAGACACTATATTCTTTTCAAATAATCGTAGTAGGCTCGAGACTGAGAACTGTTTGGATAAGTAAGAATACAAGGattttttcttgcaagtttgaGTTACATAGAAGTTGGGTCAAATGTAATCTATTGATGTCTTATATTTTGTGACAAGACAAAAGAAGTAACAGCAAAAACTAATTTTCTTGCGAGGCCGATCATCAAAATATTGGAGTAGACCAAAATTAAAAGACTAACTCTTTTCCCTCAATGAGTTAGTTATAGAACATTGTAAGATTAAATAAGAGTCGAGGATCAAAAACACAACTAAAGTATCCCGAATTCCTACCTGAATGAAGGTGATATTTCAGGTAGGAAAATGGAAAAATGGAATAACTGATAGAAAATATTCTACGAGGAAACTTATGGAATACAAACTTTGTACACCAAAATCAAACTATCAGAAGATCAAAAGCACAGAAGTTGGctatatcaatattttaaaaaacaagtcggatttcaaagaggcaatgAATggatatttatcaaaaataagaaCTGATCAATGCATGGTAGTTACCTGTTTTGCTGAGGTCGGGGAattcctttcttcttcatcaagGGCCTCTCCAATTCTTTGCACGACTGATCTGGCACTCTCAATTTCAGCACAAGCAAAAGATCTTTCCTGGTTAACCAATCTTTTAGCATCTTCTGAGGCCTGTAAGACAAAACACTTTCAGTTTCTTTTCTCCATATTTCTTTCACATACAGAAAAGCACAGAGATTAGCGACCGAGGCTTGACCACAATTCAAATGATATAGAAATAACCTGCTTGAGAAAATTCACAAGCTTTTTCACTTCAAACTTCTCTTGAATAAGCTCTCCCTCATTTTGTGTCAGCTTTACTGCCAAAGCTTCCACCTGGACAAAGTATGCGGTGAGGCTTTAGGAAGATAAGATATATATTTAGCTAAGTAAACCAAAGAATATTTCAAAGTATATATctgaaaaaaattcttatttccATTACATTTAGCAATAGACAAACAAGGAATCACTGATTCAATTATGTGGAACAATTTGCAAAGAAGACTAACCAATGAAATAGCTTTTTCAATGTCCTCCTTGTTAAGTCCTGTCAATCTTCCTTTGAGAAATTCTAAAGAATCTCTGAGCTTCTTCAAAAGGACATGTCCCTCTAGGGAAGGTGCCTCTCTAATTTTAGCctggaagaaagaaaaactcaatttatataaaGTTCAAGTCCTATATTGATATCTTCATAAAAAATTTATCTATCTCAAGACCAAAAACGCGGTAAATGATGCCTAGCTTCACAtgaaattcatttatatgtttattcttttcatCTCTATTGTCCAACGTGATGTAAAATCAAAACATCGTCGGCCAATTAGATGGCACAAGCGTGCAAACAGAAAAATGAATGTTACCTCATTAGACAATTTAGCTGCAGCTGACAAATTCTTGTCAAATTTGCTAGCAAGGTCACGAACAGAAAGGCGGTTGTGTTGTTCTGTCAGCCGATCTGTTTCTTCCTCGACTACCTCCTTTAAAGGTGGGGCTTTATTATCCTCCTTTGTATCCTGTAGAACCTCAAAGTTGGGTCCTAGCTTATATGTTGGAAACTGGTTATTGGACAAGCTCACATCTCTTGATACTGACTGGACTATCTGCATCTGAGGCTCCTCTACAAATTCTGGACTGACCTTTGTCATTTGACCAGTTTTATCTGTTCATCAAGATGCCATAAATTTAATATCCCAACAGACAtcaaaaagagatcaaatatcTACAAGAAAGCTCCAGAAAAAAACAGATTGCAGCCTACATGAAACACCTGTAACTACACCATTCCACACTCAAAAATGGGAACAAAAAATTCTTTCCCAAAATTAAACAAGATTGCATTAGCATTTAAGAGAACTTGAGGTGATAGGATATAATTCAACACCATTGAAGCCAAACAAGACAATCTTGGAAACTAACCATAAGCTATAGAATAATTTGTTGAATATACTACCAACAATCTTCTATCTTTCACGGGAGTACATAGACATTTTACTAAATATAGTCTTGTAAACCCAAGATAAATAGGCAATTGCCTAAAACTTAGTGACAATATTAGAAAAAGGTAATCAGAAATCAGCAAAACTAGTGCTGATCaaggaatgaaaaagaaaaataagaaagaaacttCAAGACTAGAGTGTTATAAGAATAAAGTTCCACacagaaagaaataaaaatataccaaaaagaGGTAATTTAGAGTTTTGGTAGGTGAAAGGGGGGGCAACATAAAGTTGAAAGACTGCAATATATAATCAAAGAAGGAACAAAGCATGTTTCGGTTAAAGACATCATGATTACTGCTGGAGTTAGTAATAATGTATTGGCAAAAGCTTTCTAGTGAAGATCCATCATCAGAAATGGAGAAACAGAAAAAACAACAATTCTTGATCTTAAATGTCACTAaagaaattggaaaaaaaaaatatatttttccagAGAAAGTAAAGGAGGAAAAGGCAAACCTCATGATCTACCTTGAGAGctaaaatagagaagaaaagtGAGATTGTAGAATCAAGAAAATTTGCACTTCCCTTAATTTGGATAGTATAATATATTGTTGAGAGTGAAAATTCTTTTGTTTTGGTAAAATAGCTTATCTGTCTCCAGTACAGATTATGAAAACATCTAAGTTTAAGTCTTGACACATGCATTACCAAATTTAGAAACAAAAATTCATTACTGATACAGACTTTTCTTTAACAGTAACCCCTTTTTTGCGTGTGTAATACTTCATTAGATGAATAAAGATACAAAATTTCCTTAATAAACATGCTTAAAATGCAAAAATCAAGGCATTTAATTAAGGAAAGAACATCCTTTTCCTTACCAGCAAAGCAAgcaaaattagtttttttttcNNNNNNNNNNNNNNNNNNNNNNNNNNNNNNNNNNNNNNNNNNNNNNNNNNNNNNNNNNNNNNNNNNNNNNNNNNNNNNNNNNNNNNNNNNNNNNNNNNNNNNNNNNNNNNNNNNNNNNNNNNNNNNNNNNNNNNNNNNNNNNNNNNNNNNNNNNNNNNNNNNNNNNNNNNNNNNNNNNNNNNNNNNNNNNNNNNNNNNNNNNNNNNNNNNNNNNNNNNNNNNNNNNNNNNNNNNNNNNNNNNNNNNNNNNNNNNNNNNNNNNNNNNNNNNNNNNNNNNNNNNNNNNNNNNNNNNNNNNNNNNNNNNNNNNNNNNNNNNNNNNNNNNNNNNNNNNNNNNNNNNNNNNNNNNNNNNNNNNNNNNNNNNNNNNNNNNNNNNNNNNNNNNNNNNNNNNNNNNNNNNNNNNNNNNNNNNNNNNNNNNNNNNNNNNNNNNNNNNNNNNNNNNNNNNNNNNNNNNNNNNNNNNNNNNNNNNNNNNNNNNNNNNNNNNNNNNNNNNNNNNNNNNNNNNNNNNNNNNNNNNNNNNNNNNNNNNNNNNNNNNNNNNNNNNNNNNNNNNNNNNNNNNNNNNNNNNNNNNNNNNNNNNNNNNNNNNNNNNNNNNNNNNNNNNNNNNNNNNNNNNNNNNNNNNNNNNNNNNNNNNNNNNNNNNNNNNNNNNNNNNNNNNNNNNNNNNNNNNNNNNNNNNNNNNNNNNNNNNNNNNNNNNNNNNNNNNNNNNNNNNNNNNNNNNNNNNNNNNNNNNNNNNNNNNNNNNNNNNNNNNNNNNNNNNNNNNNNNNNNNNNNNNNNNNNNNNNNNNNNNNNNNNNNNNNNNNNNNNNNNNNNNNNNNNNNNNNNNNNNNNNNNNNNNNNNNNNNNNNNNNNNNNNNNNNNNNNNNNNNNNNNNNNNNNNNNNNNNNNNNNNNNNNNNNNNNNNNNNNNNNNNNNNNNNNNNNNNNNNNNNNNNNNNNNNNNNNNNNNNNNNNNNNNNNNNNNNNNNNNNNNNNNNNNNNNNNNNNNNNNNNNNNNNNNNNNNNNNNNNNNNNNNNNNNNNNNNNNNNNNNNNNNNNNNNNNNNNNNNNNNNNNNNNNNNNNNNNNNNNNNNNNNNNNNNNNNNNNNNNNNNNNNNNNNNNNNNNNNNNNNNNNNNNNNNNNNNNNNNNNNNNNNNNNNNNNNNNNNNNNNNNNNNNNNNNNNNNNNNNNNNNNNNNNNNNNNNNNNNNNNNNNNNNNNNNNNNNNNNNNNNNNNNNNNNNNNNNNNNNNNNNNNNNNNNNNNNNNNNNNNNNNNNNNNNNNNNNNNNNNNNNNNNNNNNNNNNNNNNNNNNNNNNNNNNNNNNNNNNNNNNNNNNNNNNNNNNNNNNNNNNNNNNNNNNNNNNNNNNNNNNNNNNNNNNNNNNNNNNNNNNNNNNNNNNNNNNNNNNNNNNNNNNNNNNNNNNNNNNNNNNNNNNNNNNNNNNNNNNNNNNNNNNNNNNNNNNNNNNNNNNNNNNNNNNNNNNNNNNNNNNNNNNNNNNNNNNNNNNNNNNNNNNNNNNNNNNNNNNNNNNNNNNNNNNNNNNNNNNNNNNNNNNNNNNNNNNNNNNNNNNNNNNNNNNNNNNNNNNNNNNNNNNNNNNNNNNNNNNNNNNNNNNNNNNNNNNNNNNNNNNNNNNNNNNNNNNNNNNNNNNNNNNNNNNNNNNNNNNNNNNNNNNNNNNNNNNNNNNNNNNNNNNNNNNNNNNNNNNNNNNNNNNNNNNNNNNNNNNNNNNNNNNNNNNNNNNNNNNNNNNNNNNNNNNNNNNNNNNNNNNNNNNNNNNNNNNNNNNNNNNNNNNNNNNNNNNNNNNNNNNNNNNNNNNNNNNNNNNNNNNNNNNNNNNNNNNNNNNNNNNNNNNNNNNNNNNNNNNNNNNNNNNNNNNNNNNNNNNNNNNNNNNNNNNNNNNNNNNNNNNNNNNNNNNNNNNNNNNNNNNNNNNNNNNNNNNNNNNNNNNNNNNNNNNNNNNNNNNNNNNNNNNNNNNNNNNNNNNNNNNNNNNNNNNNNNNNNNNNNNNNNNNNNNNNNNNNNNNNNNNNNNNNNNNNNNNNNNNNNNNNNNNNNNNNNNNNNNNNNNNNNNNNNNNNNNNNNNNNNNNNNNNNNNNNNNNNNNNNNNNNNNNNNNNNNNNNNNNNNNNNNNNNNNNNNNNNNNNNNNNNNNNNNNNNNNNNNNNNNNNNNNNNNNNNNNNNNNNNNNNNNNNNNNNNNNNNNNNNNNNNNNNNNNNNNNNNNNNNNNNNNNNNNNNNNNNNNNNNNNNNNNNNNNNNNNNNNNNNNNNNNNNNNNNNNNNNNNNNNNNNNNNNNNNNNNNNNNNNNNNNNNNNNNNNNNNNNNNNNNNNNNNNNNNNNNNNNNNNNNNNNNNNNNNNNNNNNNNNNNNNNNNNNNNNNNNNNNNNNNNNNNNNNNNNNNNNNNNNNNNNNNNNNNNNNNNNNNNNNNNNNNNNNNNNNNNNNNNNNNNNNNNNNNNNNNNNNNNNNNNNNNNNNNNNNNNNNNNNNNNNNNNNNNNNNNNNNNNNNNNNNNNNNNNNNNNNNNNNNNNNNNNNNNNNNNNNNNNNNNNNNNNNNNNNNNNNNNNNNNNNNNNNNNNNNNNNNNNNNNNNNNNNNNNNNNNNNNNNNNNNNNNNNNNNNNNNNNNNNNNNNNNNNNNNNNNNNNNNNNNNNNNNNNNNNNNNNNNNNNNNNNNNNNNNNNNNNNNNNNNNNNNNNNNNNNNNNNNNNNNNNNNNNNNNNNNNNNNNNNNNNNNNNNNNNNNNNNNNNNNNNNNNNNNNNNNNNNNNNNNNNNNNNNNNNNNNNNNNNNNNNNNNNNNNNNNNNNNNNNNNNNNNNNNNNNNNNNNNNNNNNNNNNNNNNNNNNNNNNNNNNNNNNNNNNNNNNNNNNNNNNNNNNNNNNNNNNNNNNNNNNNNNNNNNNNNNNNNNNNNNNNNNNNNNNNNNNNNNNNNNNNNNNNNNNNNNNNNNNNNNNNNNNNNNNNNNNNNNNNNNNNNNNNNNNNNNNNNNNNNNNNNNNNNNNNNNNNNNNNNNNNNNNNNNNNNNNNNNNNNNNNNNNNNNNNNNNNNNNNNNNNNNNNNNNNNNNNNNNNNNNNNNNNNNNNNNNNNNNNNNNNNNNNNNNNNNNNNNNNNNNNNNNNNNNNNNNNNNNNNNNNNNNNNNNNNNNNNNNNNNNNNNNNNNNNNNNNNNNNNNNNNNNNNNNNNNNNNNNNNNNNNNNNNNNNNNNNNNNNNNNNNNNNNNNNNNNNNNNNNNNNNNNNNNNNNNNNNNNNNNNNNNNNNNNNNNNNNNNNNNNNNNNNNNNNNNNNNNNNNNNNNNNNNNNNNNNNNNNNNNNNNNNNNNNNNNNNNNNNNNNNNNNNNNNNNNNNNNNNNNNNNNNNNNNNNNNNNNNNNNNNNNNNNNNNNNNNNNNNNNNNNNNNNNNNNNNNNNNNNNNNNNNNNNNNNNNNNNNNNNNNNNNNNNNNNNNNNNNNNNNNNNNNNNNNNNNNNNNNNNNNNNNNNNNNNNNNNNNNNNNNNNNNNNNNNNNNNNNNNNNNNNNNNNNNNNNNNNNNNNNNNNNNNNNNNNNNNNNNNNNNNNNNNNNNNNNNNNNNNNNNNNNNNNNNNNNNNNNNNNNNNNNNNNNNNNNNNNNNNNNNNNNNNNNNNNNNNNNNNNNNNNNNNNNNNNNNNNNNNNNNNNNNNNNNNNNNNNNNNNNNNNNNNNNNNNNNNNNNNNNNNNNNNNNNNNNNNNNNNNNNNNNNNNNNNNNNNNNNNNNNNNNNNNNNNNNNNNNNNNNNNNNNNNNNNNNNNNNNNNNNNNNNNNNNNNNNNNNNNNNNNNNNNNNNNNNNNNNNNNNNNNNNNNNNNNNNNNNNNNNNNNNNNNNNNNNNNNNNNNNNNNNNNNNNNNNNNNNNNNNNNNNNNNNNNNNNNNNNNNNNNNNNNNNNNNNNNNNNNNNNNNNNNNNNNNNNNNNNNNNNNNNNNNNNNNNNNNNNNNNNNNNNNNNNNNNNNNNNNNNNNNNNNNNNNNNNNNNNNNNNNNNNNNNNNNNNNNNNNNNNNNNNNNNNNNNNNNNNNNNNNNNNNNNNNNNNNNNNNNNNNNNNNNNNNNNNNNNNNNNNNNNNNNNNNNNNNNNNNNNNNNNNNNNNNNNNNNNNNNNNNNNNNNNNNNNNNNNNNNNNNNNNNNNNNNNNNNNNNNNNNNNNNNNNNNNNNNNNNNNNNNNNNNNNNNNNNNNNNNNNNNNNNNNNNNNNNNNNNNNNNNNNNNNNNNNNNNNNNNNNNNNNNNNNNNNNNNNNNNNNNNNNNNNNNNNNNNNNNNNNNNNNNNNNNNNNNNNNNNNNNNNNNNNNNNNNNNNNNNNNNNNNNNNNNNNNNNNNNNNNNNNNNNNNNNNNNNNNNNNNNNNNNNNNNNNNNNNNNNNNNNNNNNNNNNNNNNNNNNNNNNNNNNNNNNNNNNNNNNNNNNNNNNNNNNNNNNNNNNNNNNNNNNNNNNNNNNNNNNNNNNNNNNNNNNNNNNNNNNNNNNNNNNNNNNNNNNNNNNNNNNNNNNNNNNNNNNNNNNNNNNNNNNNNNNNNNNNNNNNNNNNNNNNNNNNNNNNNNNNNNNNNNNNNNNNNNNNNNNNNNNNNNNNNNNNNNNNNNNNNNNNNNNNNNNNNNNNNNNNNNNNNNNNNNNNNNNNNNNNNNNNNNNNNNNNNNNNNNNNNNNNNNNNNNNNNNNNNNNNNNNNNNNNNNNNNNNNNNNNNNNNNNNNNNNNNNNNNNNNNNNNNNNNNNNNNNNNNNNNNNNNNNNNN
Proteins encoded in this window:
- the LOC125865471 gene encoding stomatal closure-related actin-binding protein 3-like; translation: MTKVSPEFVEEPQMQIVQSVSRDVSLSNNQFPTYKLGPNFEVLQDTKEDNKAPPLKEVVEEETDRLTEQHNRLSVRDLASKFDKNLSAAAKLSNEAKIREAPSLEGHVLLKKLRDSLEFLKGRLTGLNKEDIEKAISLVEALAVKLTQNEGELIQEKFEVKKLVNFLKQASEDAKRLVNQERSFACAEIESARSVVQRIGEALDEEERNSPTSAKQEVEGLLEEVQEARRIKLLHQPSKVMDMEHELRALRIQIREKSTVSFKLQKELTMSRRAGQNKSEFYELTGSEMLGSIIRIQSCSDEAIDVSKCSIQWYRLSSECSRREPIVGADKFVYAPEPIDVGRLLEADIVSNGQKVSLTTTAPIDPASGLGSYVETLFRKSNIEFSVVIAQMNGRNYSSRSAHCFHVGKTKLKLGKGWITKARDSYSKSMQLCGFRGGGNSAAKSLFWLPRKGHSFVLVFESEKERNGALMAARKYAMDCNVILAGPDDDALL